A window of the Vigna angularis cultivar LongXiaoDou No.4 chromosome 3, ASM1680809v1, whole genome shotgun sequence genome harbors these coding sequences:
- the LOC108326207 gene encoding glycine-rich RNA-binding protein RZ1C isoform X2 has protein sequence MMERDTGRPRGFGFITFADRRGMEDAIKEMHGREIGDRIISVNKAQPKMGGDDIDQGYRGSYSSGGRGSYGAGDRIGQDDCFKCGRPGHWARDCPLAGGGRGRGGGGSFSSHPRFGGAGGHGDRLGGERDRYVDDRYDGGRYGDRDRFDNRDYKYGSRDRYTSDRYPSSGDRFASDRYGSGSDHYPQNGYGKERGYDRYSGPRGGADRYGSGIAGRDEGRSYRGRPGPYDRPSRGSRPSLDRY, from the exons ATGATGGAAAGGGATACAGGCCGTCCACGTGGATTTGGGTTTATCACATTTGCAGACCGTAGGGGAATGGAGGATGCAATCAAGGAAATGCATGGACGGGAAATTGGTGATCGCATCATCTCTGTCAACAAGGCGCAGCCTAAGATGGGCGGTGATGATATAGACCAAGGTTACAGAGGCAGCTACTCATCGGGTGGTAGGGGAAGCTATGGGGCTGGAGATAGGATAGGACAAGATGACTGCTTCAAATGTGGGCGTCCAGGACACTGGGCCCGAGATTGTCCTTTGGCAGGAGGTGGTCGTGGTCGTGGTGGTGGGGGTTCATTTTCTTCCCATCCAAGGTTTGGAGGTGCTGGTGGACATGGGGATCGCCTTGGTGGTGAACGTGATCGATATGTGGATGACCGTTATGATGGAGGACGCTATGGAGACAGGGATCGTTTTGACAACCGTGACTACAAATATGGCAGCCGTGATCGCTATACTAGTGACAG GTACCCAAGCAGTGGAGATCGTTTTGCAAGCGATCGATATGGCAGTGGCTCGGATCATTACCCACAAAATGGTTATGGCAAGGAAAGAGGGTATGACCGATACAGTGGTCCACGAGGCGGCGCTGATAGGTATGGAAGTGGAATAGCTGGTCGAGATGAAGGAAGGAGTTATAGGGGTAGACCTGGTCCATATGACCGCCCAAGCAGGGGCTCTCGTCCATCACTCGATCGTTACTGA